A genomic window from Micrococcales bacterium includes:
- a CDS encoding quinone oxidoreductase: MKAIQAARAGGPEVMVFTDIPIPEPKGGQLLVRVEAAGVNFIDTYRRAGVYQMPFPHVPGCEGAGLVEGAGVDASARVGQRVAWTDSVTGTYAEYALVDADQAFALPDDVSSQTAAAVALQGLTADYLTEDTFKVGPDHTVVLYAAAGGVGQLVTQMVLAAGARLIAVVGSAAKIEPVARLGVAPKDIVVMGTMKQPRLDLPARVAELTDGQGADVVYDSIGRETFNASLALTKRRGLVVLFGGSSGQVEPFDPQELNSHGSLYLTRPKLNDYVSAPGELDRRASRLLGLVRSGRLAVSIGAVRPLNQAVQTHRDLEARQTTGKTLLLP, translated from the coding sequence ATGAAGGCAATTCAGGCGGCCCGGGCCGGTGGGCCCGAGGTCATGGTTTTTACCGACATCCCCATTCCAGAGCCCAAAGGCGGGCAGCTGCTGGTGCGAGTCGAGGCCGCCGGTGTCAACTTCATCGACACTTATCGCCGAGCCGGCGTTTACCAGATGCCCTTTCCACATGTGCCAGGTTGCGAAGGCGCTGGCCTAGTCGAAGGGGCCGGGGTTGATGCCAGCGCCAGGGTTGGCCAGCGGGTAGCTTGGACCGACTCAGTCACTGGCACCTACGCCGAATACGCCCTGGTTGACGCCGACCAGGCGTTTGCCCTGCCAGACGATGTCTCCAGCCAAACCGCTGCCGCCGTGGCGTTGCAAGGCTTGACCGCCGACTATCTGACTGAAGACACCTTCAAGGTTGGCCCAGACCACACCGTGGTGTTGTACGCCGCGGCCGGTGGGGTGGGCCAATTGGTTACCCAAATGGTTCTTGCGGCCGGCGCCAGGCTGATCGCTGTAGTGGGCAGCGCCGCCAAAATCGAGCCGGTGGCCAGGCTCGGGGTTGCCCCAAAGGACATTGTGGTTATGGGCACAATGAAACAGCCCCGCCTGGACCTGCCCGCCCGTGTCGCGGAATTGACAGATGGACAAGGTGCCGATGTGGTTTACGACTCGATTGGCCGCGAGACTTTCAACGCTTCTTTGGCCCTGACCAAACGGCGCGGCCTGGTGGTGTTGTTTGGCGGCAGTTCCGGCCAGGTTGAGCCATTTGATCCTCAAGAGCTCAATTCCCACGGCTCGCTCTACCTAACTCGCCCAAAGCTGAATGACTACGTCAGCGCGCCAGGAGAGTTGGATAGGCGCGCGTCACGCCTACTTGGCCTGGTCAGATCAGGTAGGCTGGCGGTGTCGATCGGCGCGGTTAGACCCCTGAACCAGGCTGTCCAAACCCACCGGGACCTGGAGGCGCGCCAAACAACCGGAAAGACGCTGCTACTACCGTGA